The following proteins are co-located in the Macadamia integrifolia cultivar HAES 741 chromosome 3, SCU_Mint_v3, whole genome shotgun sequence genome:
- the LOC122074611 gene encoding uncharacterized protein LOC122074611: MAVDESFKQPGSVPFKWEIQPGVPKPHHHQPSFKPSPKLMPPPAGAGNYYYPPQEVGSLSIRSTTRSRSVSSRLRSDRFRFDRPSSVEVITGSAGCFPPLMKRNGNKKRSGKIGPPIESEVDYTSDLETLARRSTSTRKMLSPFRDSVSSSSFISSPSPFSSVQSSPRTAGDAEWAAFGLF, translated from the coding sequence ATGGCCGTTGATGAATCGTTCAAGCAACCAGGTTCTGTGCCGTTCAAGTGGGAGATCCAACCAGGTGTCCCaaagccacatcatcaccagcCCTCCTTTAAACCCTCCCCAAAGCTTATGCCTCCACCCGCCGGTGCCGGAAACTACTATTACCCTCCACAAGAGGTGGGTTCCCTCTCCATCCGGTCAACCACAAGATCACGGTCCGTGTCAAGCAGGTTAAGGTCCGACCGGTTTCGATTCGATCGGCCCAGTTCTGTGGAAGTGATTACTGGTTCAGCCGGTTGCTTCCCGCCGTTGATGAAGCGAAATGGTAACAAGAAGAGGAGCGGCAAAATCGGGCCGCCGATTGAGTCCGAAGTAGATTACACCTCTGATCTTGAGACACTAGCTCGGAGATCGACGTCAACCAGAAAAATGCTCTCGCCGTTTCGTGATTcggtatcttcttcttcattcatcaGCTCTCCATCTCCGTTCTCGTCAGTTCAGTCATCACCAAGGACCGCCGGCGATGCTGAGTGGGCAGCTTTCGGGCTTTTCTGA